The proteins below are encoded in one region of Methylobacillus flagellatus KT:
- a CDS encoding GspE/PulE family protein, which produces MNQPGAIFHPAPGRLSLGDTLRMLVNDGLVHKLQAEQLFKDRRLDSSNLHPLIIISEQKWKSLQPPHKPLSLEMLTAWLAKRANLEHFHVDPLKLDFSAVAQVVSKAYAERLKIMPVKVSGQEAIIATAEPFFTDWIPDLERILKLNIRLVVANPREISRYLPEVYNLANSIHLANTAKAGQVIGVQNLEQLVELGKDKNLDANEQHVVNIVDWLFKYAFEQRASDIHLEPRRNMGILRFRIDGVLHQVYQLPSAIMNAITNRIKLLGRMDMVEKRRPQDGRIKTLTDEGEEIELRLSTMPTAFGEKLVMRIFTPEILVKDFVELGFSSAQAQKWTRWTQSPNGIVLVTGPTGSGKTTTLYSTLKLLATPEVNVCTVEDPIEMVEPAFNQMQVQHNIGLTFADGVRTLLRQDPDIIMVGEIRDVETGEMAIQAALTGHLVLSTLHTNDAPAAVTRLLDLGIPPYLIHSSLIGIMAQRLVRTLCPHCKMPAEISQERWDDLVSAWKLPKPAQIYAANGCLECRMTGYRGRSGIYEMLSLTPELKKLITHDADLASIKKLAYQQGMQPLLINGAEKIAEGLTTIEELLKVAPPPFD; this is translated from the coding sequence ATGAATCAACCTGGCGCCATCTTCCACCCAGCCCCTGGCCGCCTCTCGCTGGGCGACACCCTGCGCATGCTTGTCAACGACGGGCTGGTGCACAAGCTGCAGGCCGAGCAGCTCTTCAAGGACCGCAGGCTGGACAGTTCCAACCTGCACCCCCTGATCATCATCAGCGAGCAAAAATGGAAAAGCCTGCAGCCCCCGCACAAGCCACTTTCGCTGGAAATGCTCACGGCATGGCTTGCCAAAAGGGCCAATCTCGAGCATTTCCACGTCGACCCGCTCAAACTGGATTTCAGCGCCGTGGCCCAGGTCGTTTCCAAGGCTTATGCCGAGCGCCTCAAGATCATGCCGGTCAAGGTCAGCGGCCAGGAGGCCATCATCGCGACCGCCGAACCGTTCTTTACCGACTGGATCCCCGACCTCGAACGCATCCTGAAACTCAACATCCGGCTGGTCGTCGCCAACCCGCGCGAAATCAGCCGCTACCTGCCGGAAGTCTACAACCTCGCCAACTCCATCCATCTCGCCAACACGGCAAAGGCCGGACAGGTCATTGGCGTGCAGAACCTGGAACAACTGGTTGAATTAGGCAAGGACAAGAATCTCGACGCCAACGAACAGCATGTGGTCAATATCGTCGACTGGCTGTTCAAGTATGCCTTCGAGCAACGCGCCAGCGACATTCACCTCGAACCGCGCCGCAACATGGGCATATTGCGCTTCCGCATCGACGGCGTGCTCCACCAGGTATACCAACTGCCCAGCGCCATCATGAATGCGATCACCAACCGCATCAAGCTACTCGGGCGTATGGACATGGTGGAAAAACGCCGCCCCCAGGATGGCCGCATCAAGACCCTGACGGACGAAGGCGAGGAAATCGAACTGCGCCTCTCCACCATGCCCACGGCATTCGGCGAAAAGCTGGTCATGCGTATCTTCACGCCGGAAATACTGGTCAAGGATTTTGTCGAGCTGGGATTTTCCAGCGCACAGGCGCAGAAATGGACCCGCTGGACGCAGAGTCCCAACGGCATCGTCCTCGTGACCGGCCCGACCGGCTCCGGCAAGACCACTACGCTATATTCGACCCTGAAGCTGCTTGCAACGCCGGAAGTGAACGTCTGCACCGTGGAAGACCCGATCGAGATGGTGGAGCCAGCGTTCAACCAGATGCAAGTGCAGCACAACATTGGCCTGACATTTGCCGACGGTGTACGCACCCTGCTGCGCCAGGACCCCGACATCATCATGGTAGGCGAAATCCGCGACGTGGAAACCGGGGAAATGGCGATCCAGGCCGCGTTGACCGGTCACCTTGTGCTCTCAACCCTGCATACCAATGACGCGCCGGCCGCGGTGACCCGCCTGCTGGACCTGGGCATTCCACCTTACCTGATCCACTCCTCGCTAATCGGCATCATGGCGCAGCGGCTGGTACGCACCTTATGCCCGCATTGCAAGATGCCTGCCGAGATCAGCCAGGAACGATGGGATGACTTGGTTAGTGCATGGAAACTGCCCAAGCCCGCCCAAATCTATGCCGCCAACGGCTGCCTGGAATGCCGCATGACCGGCTATCGCGGTCGCAGCGGCATTTACGAGATGCTGTCGCTAACGCCGGAACTCAAGAAGCTCATCACCCACGACGCCGATCTCGCCAGCATCAAAAAGCTGGCTTACCAGCAAGGCATGCAGCCATTGTTGATCAACGGCGCCGAAAAAATTGCCGAGGGCCTGACCACCATAGAAGAACTGCTCAAGGTCGCACCACCCCCTTTTGACTAA